The following coding sequences lie in one Cucurbita pepo subsp. pepo cultivar mu-cu-16 chromosome LG13, ASM280686v2, whole genome shotgun sequence genomic window:
- the LOC111808152 gene encoding E3 ubiquitin-protein ligase RHA1B: MGFPASYTELLLPKLFIHVLSVLGFLRKLISLLFRLLGLQDFLEPDIPWPNQSDSFTTGPLTDLDPLSAAVLREILPVVKFSELLDPPESCAVCLYEFESDDEIRRLANCRHIFHRGCLDRWIGYGQRTCPLCRTVFIPGDLRSGVCNFDDRLWEDSEIFEALHSDSSSSSTLLSAGL; encoded by the coding sequence ATGGGCTTTCCTGCAAGCTACACTGAGCTTCTTCTTCCAAAGCTCTTCATCCACGTACTCTCCGTCCTCGGCTTCCTCAGGAAGCTTATCTCCCTTCTCTTCCGCCTCCTAGGGCTTCAAGATTTTCTCGAACCGGACATTCCCTGGCCCAATCAGTCCGATTCCTTTACTACGGGACCGTTGACGGACCTTGATCCTCTCTCCGCGGCAGTTCTCCGTGAGATTCTCCCCGTCGTGAAGTTTTCGGAGCTTTTGGATCCGCCGGAGAGTTGCGCCGTGTGCCTCTACGAGTTTGAGTCTGACGACGAGATCCGCCGCCTCGCTAACTGTCGCCATATCTTCCACCGAGGATGCCTCGATCGGTGGATCGGTTATGGACAGAGGACCTGTCCGTTGTGCCGGACGGTGTTCATTCCAGGCGATTTGCGGAGCGGTGTTTGTAATTTTGACGATAGGCTTTGGGAGGATTCGGAAATCTTTGAAGCACTCCACAgcgattcttcttcttcttcgactCTTCTCTCTGCTGGTTTGTAG
- the LOC111809377 gene encoding BTB/POZ domain-containing protein At1g63850-like produces MAVPASTTPTTNNASTNSNQPTKLKRRKCREIAVSSSSANSSSGFSVSSHPTLDRSVVIVSSEDSWCFPASKPSVTPPVLPPPPPPPPSQSHRGVTSPTPTNGNRASDSVISSSAFRVPVMDFSGAAFNGHSGSTHDSFPSGFSKFNSALTAGLLNPMSPPPSTDKTRSSPTLFEMMANEPDIHSRTSQIPSHSSSVLVHKNQIPVEDKQGLMMQRISEILGSRSPGNQFNDASSSDIQLTLSSKDGISVWINVHRQILIAHSRFFASKLSERWAKQQQSTSPYIVEIADCDDIEVYIQTLKLMYCRDLRKRLMKEDVPKILGILKVSAAIGFDVGVLSCLEYLEAAPWAEEEEEKVASLLSELHLEGVAAGEVLKRVSTEATGLEDDNGNGNGNGNDNEELLLKLLHVVLEGKDEKARREMKGLVSKMLRESSSPNDLRKESLYAACDACLQLLCHHFMRAVGSDFAGVGEIAKQADNLHWILDILIDRQIAEDFLRTWASQCELSAAHSKVPAVHRFEISRVTARLLVGIGKGQLLAPKDVRYQLLQTWLVPFYDDFGWMRRASRGFDRHLIEDGLSNTILTLPLAWQQDILLAWFNRFINSGEDCPNIQRGFEVWWRRAFSRRKGEQERPRPIRIATPSAQNS; encoded by the exons ATGGCTGTGCCCGCATCCACAACACCTACCACCAACAACGCTTCTACAAATTCCAATCAACCCACCAAGCTCAAGCGCCGAAAGTGCAGGGAAATCGctgtttcctcttcttctgcCAATTCCTCTTCTGGGTTTTCGGTTTCTTCTCATCCAACCCTCGATCGCTCTGTTGTGATCGTTTCTTCTGAGGATTCCTGGTGTTTTCCTGCTTCCAAACCCTCTGTAACCCCTCCTGttcttcctcctccgccgcctccgccgccgtcGCAATCGCATCGGGGGGTTACTTCTCCTACACCCACTAACGGGAATCGAGCATCGGATTCGGTGATCTCCTCGTCTGCTTTCCGGGTTCCGGTAATGGACTTCTCCGGTGCGGCGTTTAACGGTCATTCTGGATCCACCCATGactctttcccttctgggtttTCGAAGTTCAACTCTGCTCTTACCGCCGGTCTTTTGAACCCAATGTCGCCGCCGCCGTCCACCGATAAAACCCGATCGAGTCCGACCCTTTTTGAAATGATGGCCAATGAGCCTGATATTCACTCGAGAACTTCTCAGATCCCTTCTCACAGCTCCTCTGTTTTGGTTCATAAGAATCAAATTCCTGTGGAGGACAAGCAGGGTTTGATGATGCAGAGGATTTCTGAGATTTTGGGATCTCGTAGCCCTGGAAATCAGTTCAATGACGCCTCTAGCAGTGATATTCAGCTCACATTGAGCTCTAAGGATGGGATTAGCGTTTGGATCAACGTTCATCGACAAATTCTCATAGCTCACAGTCGATTTTTTGCATCGAAGCTCTCGGAACGATGGGCGAAACAACAGCAGTCGACATCTCCATACATTGTGGAGATAGCTGATTGTGATGATATTGAAGTGTACATTCAAACCTTGAAATTAATGTATTGTAGAGATCTCAGGAAGAGACTGATGAAAGAAGATGTTCCCAAGATTCTTGGAATTTTAAAG GTTTCGGCTGCGATCGGGTTTGATGTCGGCGTGTTATCATGTTTGGAGTACTTGGAAGCCGCCCCGTGGGccgaggaggaagaagagaaggtgGCTTCACTGTTATCTGAGCTTCATCTTGAAGGTGTTGCAGCAGGGGAAGTTCTAAAGAGGGTATCAACTGAAGCTACTGGACTTGAAGATGacaatggcaatggcaatggcaatggcaatgACAATGAAGAATTACTGCTCAAACTTCTACATGTCGTTCTCGAGGGAAAAGACGAGAAGGCGAGGCGCGAGATGAAAGGATTAGTTTCAAAGATGCTTCGTGAGAGTTCATCGCCGAACGACCTTCGAAAAGAATCCTTGTATGCAGCCTGTGATGCTTGTCTGCAGCTGCTGTGCCATCACTTCATGCGAGCGGTCGGGTCGGACTTTGCCGGTGTCGGGGAGATTGCTAAGCAGGCTGATAATTTGCATTGGATTTTAGATATCTTGATTGACAGACAGATAGCTGAAGATTTCTTAAGAACATGGGCATCTCAGTGTGAATTGTCAGCTGCTCACTCTAAGGTGCCTGCCGTTCACCGATTCGAGATCAGCCGAGTTACTGCTCGGTTACTCGTCGGGATCGGAAAAGGCCAACTTCTGGCTCCTAAAGATGTGAGATATCAGCTTTTACAGACCTGGTTGGTGCCATTTTATGATGATTTTGGCTGGATGAGAAGAGCATCAAGAGGCTTTGATCGCCACTTGATTGAGGATGGCCTAAGCAATACAATACTCACTCTACCTTTAGCTTGGCAACAAGACATATTGCTAGCTTGGTTCAATAGATTCATAAATTCAGGCGAAGATTGCCCGAATATACAACGAGGGTTCGAAGTTTGGTGGAGAAGGGCTTTCTCGAGACGCAAAGGTGAACAGGAACGACCTCGACCAATCCGAATCGCCACCCCATCGGCACAGAATTCATGA
- the LOC111809057 gene encoding putative zinc finger protein CONSTANS-LIKE 11 isoform X1 — protein MSSDLFIHGDSSSSSSLFRCSSSDLVFPSDAELQFFSDPYSPNFSDSAIDVLNPLAEEFNSNSNSNPNLNPNPNPLDQFIPMQGLSLSHGNDFPLLADPSSSSSNGFQNLSNFHLNSNSFNQPLCFDPIQNAAADKSFLHRSFSEKPGFLGGQSRLESLLMDSPNFPNQSLPCPESDFFSSQIRRVFSAGDLQNSGRGRSENGSSLMEEGNFKVGRYSAEERKERISKYRAKRTQRNYNKTIKYACRKTLADNRPRIRGRFARNDEPGEIPKAACSTREEDEDDFWIEGKEYGEVYGQMQFQYCGF, from the exons ATGTCTTCTGATCTGTTCATTCATGGCGATTCTTCTTCGTCGTCGTCTCTGTTTCGCTGTTCTTCCTCCGATTTGGTTTTCCCTTCTGATGCAGAGCTTCAATTCTTCTCTGATCCTTATTCTCCCAATTTCTCTGATTCCGCCATTGATGTTCTTAACCCACTCGCCGAGGAattcaattccaattccaattccaatccCAATCTCAATCCAAATCCCAATCCTCTGGATCAGTTCATACCGATGCAGGGCTTATCCCTCTCTCATGGAAACGATTTCCCTCTCCTCGCcgatccttcttcttcttcctcaaatggatttcaaaatctctccaaTTTCCATCTCAATTCAAACTCCTTCAATCAACCTCTCTGTTTCGACCCAATTCAAAATGCCGCCGCCGACAAATCCTTCCTGCACAGAAGCTTCAGTGAGAAGCCAGGCTTCCTCGGCGGCCAATCCCGCCTCGAATCCCTTCTCATGGACTCTCCAAATTTCCCCAATCAGTCCCTCCCCTGCCCAGAATCTGACTTTTTCTCCTCGCAAATCCGACGAGTTTTCAGCGCCGGCGACTTACAG AATTCCGGCAGGGGGCGGTCGGAGAATGGAAGCTCGTTAATGGAGGAAGGGAATTTCAAAGTGGGAAGATACAGTGCAGAggagagaaaagagaggaTTTCAAAATACAGAGCAAAACGAACGCAGAGGAATTACAACAAGACGATCAAG TATGCATGTCGGAAAACGCTAGCCGACAACCGGCCGAGAATACGTGGCAGATTTGCACGCAATGACGAGCCTGGAGAGATTCCCAAAGCTGCATGTTCAACCagggaagaagacgaagatgaTTTCTGg attgaaggaaaggaaTATGGGGAAGTGTACGGACAAATGCAATTTCAGTATTGTGGATTTTGA
- the LOC111809057 gene encoding uncharacterized protein LOC111809057 isoform X2: MSSDLFIHGDSSSSSSLFRCSSSDLVFPSDAELQFFSDPYSPNFSDSAIDVLNPLAEEFNSNSNSNPNLNPNPNPLDQFIPMQGLSLSHGNDFPLLADPSSSSSNGFQNLSNFHLNSNSFNQPLCFDPIQNAAADKSFLHRSFSEKPGFLGGQSRLESLLMDSPNFPNQSLPCPESDFFSSQIRRVFSAGDLQNSGRGRSENGSSLMEEGNFKVGRYSAEERKERISKYRAKRTQRNYNKTIKVRKTDMHVGKR; the protein is encoded by the exons ATGTCTTCTGATCTGTTCATTCATGGCGATTCTTCTTCGTCGTCGTCTCTGTTTCGCTGTTCTTCCTCCGATTTGGTTTTCCCTTCTGATGCAGAGCTTCAATTCTTCTCTGATCCTTATTCTCCCAATTTCTCTGATTCCGCCATTGATGTTCTTAACCCACTCGCCGAGGAattcaattccaattccaattccaatccCAATCTCAATCCAAATCCCAATCCTCTGGATCAGTTCATACCGATGCAGGGCTTATCCCTCTCTCATGGAAACGATTTCCCTCTCCTCGCcgatccttcttcttcttcctcaaatggatttcaaaatctctccaaTTTCCATCTCAATTCAAACTCCTTCAATCAACCTCTCTGTTTCGACCCAATTCAAAATGCCGCCGCCGACAAATCCTTCCTGCACAGAAGCTTCAGTGAGAAGCCAGGCTTCCTCGGCGGCCAATCCCGCCTCGAATCCCTTCTCATGGACTCTCCAAATTTCCCCAATCAGTCCCTCCCCTGCCCAGAATCTGACTTTTTCTCCTCGCAAATCCGACGAGTTTTCAGCGCCGGCGACTTACAG AATTCCGGCAGGGGGCGGTCGGAGAATGGAAGCTCGTTAATGGAGGAAGGGAATTTCAAAGTGGGAAGATACAGTGCAGAggagagaaaagagaggaTTTCAAAATACAGAGCAAAACGAACGCAGAGGAATTACAACAAGACGATCAAGGTTAGAAAGACAGA TATGCATGTCGGAAAACGCTAG